The DNA window CAACTTGGAGACATTGCCGTGCTCCACATAGGCGTCCGGCAGTGCGATATTGACCACCTTAATGGCAGGATAATGTTTCTGCACATAATCGGTGATACGCTCCCCGTATCCGCCGCGCAGCACATTTTCTTCCAGTGTGATGATACAGCGGTGGTTTTTTGCCAGGTGGTCCACCACATCCGTATCTGCCGGCTTGATAAAACGGCCGTTCACCAGCGTGCAGGAATGTCCCATCTCTTTTAATTTGTTCCGTATATGCTCCGCCGTGCTGACCATGCTGCCCACGGCCAGAAGGGCAATGGAGTCCTCCTCAAAGAGGATTTCACTCTTCTTATATTCCACCGGGGCCAGGAATTCCTTGAGTCCTCTGTACGCCTGGCCTCTCGGATAGCGGATGGCCATCGGGCCGTCGTAATCCACTGCGAAGTGAAGCATTTCACGAAGCTCCCAGAGGTTCTTCGGCGCCATAACGCTCATATTGGGAATGGAAGACAGATAAGTCAGATCAAAAATCCCCTGGTGCGTCTCTCCGTCGCTTCCCACAAGTCCCGCCCGATCGACACAGAACAGCACCGGCAGATTCTGGATACAGACGTCATGGACAATCTGGTCATAGGCCCTCTGAAGGAAGGAAGAATAGACCACTACCACCGGCTTTAACCCGGCCGCGGCCATTCCGGCGGCCGAGGTCACCGCATGTTCCTCGGCAATCCCAACGTCGAAAAAGCGCTGCGGATACAGCCTGGAAAAACGTTTCAGCCCCGTCCCATCCGGCATGGCCGCGGTGACGGCGACGAGTTTCTCATTCGTCTCGGCTATCTTGCAGATTTCCCTGGAAAATACATCGGTGTAGGACGGATACAGTTTTTTCCCAATTGGTTTTCCCGTCCCGATATCGAACGGTTCCACGCCGTGGAAAGCCGATGGATTTCTCTCAGCCGGGATATAACCTTTTCCCTTTCTGGTCATTACATGGATCAGGACGGCATGGTTGATTTTCTTTGCCTCCCTGAAAATCTTCGCCAGTCCCTTCACATCATGGCCGTCAACCGGCCCCAGATAGGTAATTCCCATATTTTCAAACCACATGCCCGGTACCAAAAACTGCTTGATGCTGTTCTTGGTGCGCAGCAGCGTGTCCACCAGATCATTGCCGATCATCGGAACCTTGGAGAGCGTGCCGGCCACATTCTTTTTCAGCATGTTATAGCCCTCGTCTGCCCGCAGGTTGCTTAAATACCTGGACATTCCCCCCACATTCTCGGAGATGGACATCTTGTTGTCGTTCAGTACAATGATAAAGTTCTTCTTCAGGCGGGCCGCGTTATTTAACGCCTCATAGGCCATTCCGCCGGTCAGGGCGCCGTCGCCTATCACGGAAATAATCGAATAATCCTCCCCCAGCACATCACGTCCCTGGGCCATACCGAGCCCGGCGGAGATGGAGGTGGAACTGTGTCCCGTGTCAAAAGCGTCAAAAGGGCTTTCCTTGCGTTTAGGGAAGCCGCTCAAGCCTCCGTACTGACGCAGGCCGTCAAAGTTGTCCTTCCTGCCGCTCAAAATCTTATGGGTATAGGACTGATGCCCCACATCCCAGATAATCTTGTCCTTGGGAAGGTCAAAAGCCAGATACAGGGCGATGGTAAGTTCCACAACTCCCAGGTTGGAGGCCAGATGGCCGCCCGTATGGCTGATTTTCTCTATTAAAAATGTGCGGATCTCCTCCGCCAGTTCTCTTAATTCCGTCTCATTAAGCTTTTTTACATCATCGGGTCCATTAATTTTATCTAAAATCATGGCTTCTTCCTTATTATGCAACTGCTCACAGCTCTGCGATACGGCATTGCCGCGGACAGTTGCTTTATTGTTTGTTGCTTTATTAACCGTTTATCATCCTCTGATAACATTTCATTACCTTCAGAACAGTTCTGCTTATTTTTCTCTGCTCACCAGTACTTTAATCAAATCTTCCAGAAAATCATTTCTTCCGGGAAGGGAATAGAGGATATCGACTGCCGTCTCCGAAAGTTTTTCAACATCGTGTCTGGCCTTCTCAATGCCCTCCAGGCTCACATAGGTTGTCTTATTATTCTTCTCGTCGCTTAAGACAGGTTTTCCGAGTATCTCCTGGCTGCTGGTGACATCCAGTATATCATCCTGAATCTGGAACGCCAGGCCGATGGCTGCCGCCATCCGCTCCACCGTCTCACATTCTTCATCTGATGCGCCGCCCATCACCGCGCCGATGACCATGGCCGCCTCTAACAGAGCGCCCGTCTTCAGGCGGTAAATAAAGTCCAGCTTATCCTTCGGGATCAGCTTGTCCGTCAGTTCAACGTCCACCGTCTGGCCGCCGATCA is part of the [Clostridium] symbiosum genome and encodes:
- the dxs gene encoding 1-deoxy-D-xylulose-5-phosphate synthase, with amino-acid sequence MILDKINGPDDVKKLNETELRELAEEIRTFLIEKISHTGGHLASNLGVVELTIALYLAFDLPKDKIIWDVGHQSYTHKILSGRKDNFDGLRQYGGLSGFPKRKESPFDAFDTGHSSTSISAGLGMAQGRDVLGEDYSIISVIGDGALTGGMAYEALNNAARLKKNFIIVLNDNKMSISENVGGMSRYLSNLRADEGYNMLKKNVAGTLSKVPMIGNDLVDTLLRTKNSIKQFLVPGMWFENMGITYLGPVDGHDVKGLAKIFREAKKINHAVLIHVMTRKGKGYIPAERNPSAFHGVEPFDIGTGKPIGKKLYPSYTDVFSREICKIAETNEKLVAVTAAMPDGTGLKRFSRLYPQRFFDVGIAEEHAVTSAAGMAAAGLKPVVVVYSSFLQRAYDQIVHDVCIQNLPVLFCVDRAGLVGSDGETHQGIFDLTYLSSIPNMSVMAPKNLWELREMLHFAVDYDGPMAIRYPRGQAYRGLKEFLAPVEYKKSEILFEEDSIALLAVGSMVSTAEHIRNKLKEMGHSCTLVNGRFIKPADTDVVDHLAKNHRCIITLEENVLRGGYGERITDYVQKHYPAIKVVNIALPDAYVEHGNVSKLRSDLGIDSDSILEKLKKELKSEFPDSEENR